A window from Aerosakkonema funiforme FACHB-1375 encodes these proteins:
- a CDS encoding phage holin family protein → MDFVDILVTWLVTASSLLILTKLPLGIEIDNPGIAYISAAVFGIINSLITFFVLTVPNFFTFGIYGFFAKVFTLGLFSFLINAIALTLARRFVTGFRLEKGIISAVFVAIALSLVSSLITSFVVGQPAAIA, encoded by the coding sequence ATGGATTTCGTTGATATTTTGGTAACTTGGTTGGTCACTGCTTCTAGTTTGCTGATTCTGACCAAACTGCCGTTGGGAATTGAAATTGATAACCCTGGCATAGCTTATATTTCAGCAGCGGTTTTTGGGATTATCAACTCGCTGATTACATTTTTTGTGCTGACAGTACCTAATTTCTTCACATTTGGCATATACGGGTTTTTTGCGAAGGTATTCACATTGGGTTTGTTTTCATTTCTCATCAATGCGATCGCTTTAACTTTAGCGCGTCGATTCGTCACTGGCTTCCGTTTGGAAAAGGGAATTATAAGTGCTGTATTTGTGGCGATCGCACTTTCTTTGGTAAGCAGTTTAATTACAAGTTTTGTTGTCGGTCAACCAGCCGCAATTGCGTAA